The DNA region tatttttagaatttttcattccaaatttcttaattaattccttagcatattttgtttggaaAACATAAATTCcctcttttgtttgttttatttgtaatcctaaaaaaaaattgagttctcctactaagctcatttcaaattctattaaattaatgaattcttttataaatttagtatttgttgagccaaagattatgtcatcttcgtaaatttgagctataaagattTCTTTctctaaggttttaacaaataatgtttggtttatttggccttggttaaaccctttatATATTAGGTATGTTGATAGTCGTTCATACTAGACCATAGgtacttgttttaatccatataaaactttctttaacctaaggacAAGATTTGGGTGATCTAAATCCTCAAATTCTGAGGGTTGATTTACATAAATCTCTTCTTTTATGAACGCATTGAGTAATGTAGACTTtacgtccatttggtataacttgaaccTTTATGCGCTGCATAGGTTAGCAGCgtcctgatggattcaagtctagctacaagTGCATAAgtttcgtcataatctaacctttctacttgactaaactctttagctactagtctagctttattccTTACTATTTCTCCTTTATCATTTAGCTTAGTTCTAAATACCCACTTAGTTTCGTTAGTGAGGACTCGTTGCTTGGATGAACCAATGAGCATAACATATGTTAGTCTCAGAGAATTAATGATATTAAATCTTATCAATTCATTGATTAGGGAATATTTCAATACATACATAATATACGTGATAAGATACCCAATAATTGTGATCTAATCACGGTTTCTCTCATATTATgtattgtattatggactttattaattaagtttaagatcaaattatatatatatagaatagaTTTTGATGGTAGAGCAGTACGACAAAGTCTTGGAGTAGCAATTGGATTTGTGAGGTAATGAACCACGTAAAATCTTGTTGTTAtgtttgtgttgttgattttacttCAAATTTCTAATGTGCAACCttattaggaaaatcaaagctaTTAACTCCTCTAGCATTACATCGGTTtccacaaattttaaaataaaataaggcTTCGAGATAGAAATAGACTGAGAAACGGCTTAATTAGTTATAAGACATTCATACATGATAAATAGTAGAAGTTAGAGATTATGAGATATTTaaagggatttttttttaaaaaaataggacTTGTAATTAAGGGATACTAGGTTTCTAGGTTGCTCATCGTAAGTGCTTTCCGATTTATCCCGATGGAAATGGAAAACTTCTATTGAACGGACCGCTCATCCCAAGCTTGACATTACCCAGATTGATTAATCTCTTTTTAAGTACAAGTTAGAGATATTCTCTCTACTTGGTTTTGCAATGAggatcctcttttttttttttttttttttatgcatcCGTTTATTTGATATTCTTTAGTGTCAATATAGCCCGATTGATTCAATTTTCATCAATTAATACTCGATATGTTCTCATATTTGTATTTATTATACTGACATTTAAAAAACATGCACTTTAGCTGGTCTCCAATTTATAATTACTACATAAATCACAATCatcaattttaaatatataatttttttttggtctTTTGTTAATAACTTTTTCTGTATATCTTATCGATATATATGAACGTAACATGAACGGTTAGAAACATATATGAGTTTCATTTCCAATAGAACCTAAACCGGAGGGGCATTTATTGGCTAGCTAGCTAGTTTTGTCATACTACTCTAGCTATAAATCAATGATAAATTATTTACTTTGATTATCGACAGCACAACCACTCGATATGAATAATTTGATTGTAGTAAAGGAAACTGAATGCTATCGTATACTATGAATTTGTAAGCAATTAATGATTCTTGAAACTGTATTTTAAATTTACCTCCTCCTATATATCCTCATCTATAAATAGATGGGAGTGGCATGATACTCTAAACAAGCGATCACTTGAGTGAATTAGCGAGTGATATATCCGTAGCTAGCTTAACCATGGCTGCCCTTGTCACGCTCTCTGCTGCTGCTGTCCTCCTCGGACTCCTCCTGCCTTCCGCCATGGCCAACAACAACGTTCTCTATCGCGGCGACAAGCTGTTACCCGGCGAATCCCTCACCGAAGGGACCTATGAATTCATCATGCAGGACCACTGCGAGCTCGGCCTCTACGACAACGGCAACGACAACCGCAGGGAATTGTGGTCCTTCCAATTAGTCAACGGCCGAGCCTGCTACGCCGTCTTGGATAACGAGGGCTACTTCCGCATCGTAGATGAGAATGGTGATAATTACACTTTCAACACCAGCCCCGGCTCCATCCTCGTCCTGCAGCGCGACGGCCACGTCGTCATCTACAGTGATGCTGTATGGACTATCCCTGAGGGTGAACCCAGGAACAGGAAGATCGCCATGGTGACTAAAAATTAGTTGGCTTCACCACTGTCGTAAGTTAACCATGCATGGATCGCTAGCTATTAAATAAAACAGAATAGCGAGGCATAAATAATTAGcgatatgcatgcatgcatggtacGTCGCCtcgtttttatgtttttatgttgtACGTACTTTCTGGTAAGTTGGTTT from Zingiber officinale cultivar Zhangliang chromosome 4B, Zo_v1.1, whole genome shotgun sequence includes:
- the LOC121978609 gene encoding mannose-specific lectin-like — its product is MAALVTLSAAAVLLGLLLPSAMANNNVLYRGDKLLPGESLTEGTYEFIMQDHCELGLYDNGNDNRRELWSFQLVNGRACYAVLDNEGYFRIVDENGDNYTFNTSPGSILVLQRDGHVVIYSDAVWTIPEGEPRNRKIAMVTKN